In a genomic window of Poecilia reticulata strain Guanapo linkage group LG22, Guppy_female_1.0+MT, whole genome shotgun sequence:
- the LOC103458553 gene encoding pleckstrin homology domain-containing family G member 3-like isoform X2 has protein sequence MEDLLPSACLPLIILRSLKSSVATCSHRWHFLTSHARGLRAMPEGSHSTRHQGQMGEESSQLSSPLSTSDHVKDNIDFGPDDYSQICVEPLDGEGERPVSLVSTLSSGSSADSQSLFGSTAALPSSITTPLPSEEHIDLELSPTQGTNGQAGSQSPHLKSSGGGWRRHLEACVINNQRNNNASASRLARGKFLHMTASPVVTDTMAPNPKLTYVDRVVMEIIETERMYVTDLSSIVEDYLAHIIDLRNLPIGHEQVMALFGNIEDIYEFNSELLQCLDMCENDPVAIAHCFVNKSEYFEIYTKYCNNYPNSVATLTECMRNKTLAKFFRDRQAALKRSLPLGSYLLKPVQRILKYHLLLQEIAKHYNPDEEGYGVIKEAIDTMTGVAWYINDMKRKHEHAVRVQEIQSLLINWKGADLTTCGELVLEGTFPVLRAKNTRTLFLFEKMLLITKKRGEHYVYKIHISCSTLMLLDSAKDPLLFSVIHFKRPKQPHTVQAKSVEEKRLWAHHIKRLILENHNTILPQKAKDASVDNCNYSGKCQRSPERRMKAECFQSDSFHLGVWNGRRRSEPVKEIIKSTNAVLKHADSEGALLGDRSSLQPAASVSTLTSCLGEPRGERPCVEDLSNSLEQLNAADSDSSPREREVGLEQEKAIEEEEQEEEEGESCKDDVLMGDDQDDQNEDAAELKAALIEEAETCTGEENTDNVSVKQTLSAQELCRLDRVPQAEPINQLEVENSHCHKSTMFSSEQQTETPESLDTSRETAGEEEGESDSSGLQVEEMSVLTNGDLSEEEEEVLSDNKSSLPSSVLDQLTAEQFISSLSRRSSLVSEDLSLDKDPFQSLSACMDVEKRMEKMSDSSSPEPQTSSKHDLSGPEPGLSEGERRSTLSKKDQILIHKIRQYYEHAEHQDANFSLKRRESLSFIPAGLVRQLSRQLNDVPKEKAGPAYRKGLCRNRPTSWSVFDLPGLEKGKTSEPQSSAEVKVRSNSVTEAFTAEEEFRPSSEMLKVWEVMETEEEIQEVKQEADDKIDSQRVEISLDTMEVKNSNQPPVMEEEPEMCSAADSCSVSKPTASSSTAEQGSAQLSEPCPSPAFQEDDHCHPSHLPKSISFQTTIDEDQILHDMGKMRNKVFQLARQYSQRIKNNRPVVWQRSRQAAHQEGLRSAAAVHQEKLRKTGKPNLRLPMNVCEQEVIPEVCSPNSDQTLSSPASSQGTAPHSPQSESFHWPHVQELRSKYTDTSHSLRTHCVCTGPDGVKYRSSSDLHAAPTDCCKKCLQVEDWPQQKKGSLLCRWSSLDHMLGSVPLHEVQNLQEPSRTRSPCHRIQGEDGLLQEVRNGAKSLSSGKSSESNLVRSLREKFQSLSTS, from the exons ATGGAGGACCTCTTGCCTTCTGCATGTCTACCGCTCATAATTTTAAGGAGTTTGAAATCTTCAGTTGCGACTTGCTCACACAGATGGCATTTTCTAACCTCACATGCCAG AGGCCTGCGTGCCATGCCAGAGGGCTCCCATTCTACTCGCCACCAGGGCCAAATGGGGGAAG AATCTTCTCAGCTGTCATCGCCCCTCTCCACCAGCGACCATGTCAAGGATAACATAGATTTTGGCCCTGACGACTACAGCCAGATATGCGTGGAGCCACTGGACGGAGAGGGCGAACGTCCCGTGAGCCTGGTGTCCACCTTGTCCTCTGGTTCGTCCGCTGATAGTCAAAGCCTTTTTGGAAGTACAGCAGCACTTCCGTCCTCTATCACAACTCCCCTACCAAGCGAGGAACACATAGACCTGGAACTGAGCCCGACACAAGGCACCAACGGGCAGGCCGGAAGTCAGAGTCCTCACCTCAAAAGTTCTGGTGGCGGCTGGCGGCGGCATCTGGAGGCCtgtgtgatcaacaaccagcgGAACAACAACGCCTCTGCCAGCAGACTGGCGAGGGGTAAATTCCTTCACATGACCGCTTCGCCTGTTGTCACAGACACTATGGCGCCCAACCCAAAGCTTACCTATGTGGACCGCGTTGTCATGGAGATTATTGAGACGGAACGCATGTACGTCACAGACCTTAGCAGCATAGTGGAG GACTATTTGGCACACATTATCGATTTGAGAAATCTCCCCATCGGGCACGAGCAAGTGATGGCCTTATTCGGAAATATAGAGGACATCTATGAGTTCAACAG TGAACTGCTGCAATGTTTGGACATGTGTGAGAACGACCCCGTGGCTATTGCTCACTGCTTTGTTAATAAG AGTGAATATTTTGAAATCTACACCAAATATTGCAACAATTATCCCAA CTCAGTAGCAACATTGACTGAATGCATGAGGAATAAAACTTTAGCAAAGTTCTTCAGGGATCGGCAGGCCGCTCTGAAACGCTCTCTCCCTTTGGGTTCTTACCTTCTGAAGCCAGTTCAGAGAATCCTGAAGTATCACCTACTTCTGCAG GAAATTGCCAAGCACTATAACCCAGATGAAGAGGGCTATGGGGTTATTAAAGAGGCCATAGACACCATGACCGGAGTGGCCTGGTACATTAATGACATGAAGAGGAAACATGAGCATGCCGTCAGAGTGCAG GAGATACAATCCCTGCTGATCAACTGGAAGGGTGCCGACCTGACCACCTGCGGGGAGCTGGTGCTAGAGGGCACCTTTCCTGTTCTGAGGGCGAAGAACACCCGGACGCTCTTCTTGTTCGAAAAGATGCTCCTCATTACCAAGAAAAGAGGGGAACACTACGTCTACAAGATCCACATCTCG TGTTCCACCCTGATGCTGCTCGACAGCGCCAAGGATCCCCTCCTCTTCAGTGTGATCCATTTCAAGCGTCCTAAGCAACCCCATACAGTTCAG GCAAAGTCTGTGGAAGAGAAACGCCTGTGGGCTCATCACATTAAGAGGCTCATTCTTGAGAACCACAACACCATCTTGCCACAGAAG GCAAAAGACGCCAGTGTGGACAACTGCAACT ATTCTGGGAAGTGTCAGCGTAGTCCGGAGAGGAGGATGAAAGCAGAGTGCTTCCAGAGTGACAGCTTCCATCTCGGAGTATGGAATGGGAGGAGAAGATCTG aACCAGTTAAAGAAATCATAAAGAGCACCAACG ctgttttgaAG CATGCAGACAGTGAAGGCGCACTGCTGGGGGATAGGAGCTCCCTGCAGCCAGCTGCTAGTGTCAGCACACTGACCTCCTGTCTAGGCGAGCCCCGGGGTGAGAGGCCGTGTGTGGAGGATCTGAGCAACTCTCTGGAGCAGCTAAATGCAGCTGACAGTGACTCTTCACCCAGAGAAAGAGAGGTGGGGCTGGAGCAGGAGAAGGCAatagaggaggaagagcaggaggaggaggaaggggagagTTGCAAGGACGATGTGCTGATGGGAGACGACCAG GATGACCAGAATGAGGACGCTGCTGAACTAAAAGCTGCATTGATAGAGGAGGCTGAAACCTGCACAGGGGAGGAAAACACCGACAATGTGTCTGTGAAACAAACTCTCAGCGCTCAG GAGTTGTGTCGCCTAGACCGTGTCCCACAAGCAGAACCAATCAACCAGCTGGAGGTGGAGAACTCCCACTGCCACAAGTCTACCATGTTCTCCTCCGAGCAACAAACTGAGACCCCGGAATCCTTGGATACTTCCAGGGAaacagcaggagaagaagagggagagagCGACTCTTCTGGTCTACAGGTGGAGGAGATGAGTGTACTAACGAACGGTGACCtctctgaggaggaagaggaggtgctTTCAGATAATAAGAGCAGTTTGCCTTCCTCCGTGTTGGACCAACTGACCGCTGAGCAATTCATCAGCAGTTTGTCACGACGGAGCAGTCTGGTTTCTGAGGACCTGAGTTTAGATAAAGACCCCTTTCAAAGCCTCTCGGCCTGTATGGACGTGGAGAAACGGATGGAGAAAATGTCGGACAGCTCTTCACCAGAACCACAGACCTCCTCAAAGCACGACCTGTCGGGTCCTGAGCCTGGACTGAGTGAAGGAGAACGCAGATCCACTCTCTCCAAGAAGGATCAAATTCTCATCCATAAAATCAGGCAATACTATGAGCATGCTGAGCACCAAGACGCTAACTTCAGCCTCAAGCGCAGGGAGAGTCTGTCCTTCATCCCCGCCGGCCTGGTGAGACAGCTGAGCCGACAGCTGAATGACGTTCCAAAGGAGAAGGCTGGTCCAGCCTACAGGAAAGGGCTCTGTAGAAACAGACCCACTTCTTGGTCCGTGTTCGACCTTCCTGGGTTAGAAAAGGGTAAGACGAGTGAACCTCAAAGCTCAGCTGAGGTCAAGGTTCGGTCTAATAGCGTCACGGAAGCATTTACTGCAGAGGAAGAGTTCAGGCCTTCGTCTGAAATGCTGAAGGTTTGGGAAGTTATGGAAACTGAGGAGGAGATTCAGGAAGTGAAGCAGGAGGCAGATGATAAAATTGACAGCCAAAGAGTCGAGATCAGCTTGGATACAATGGAGGTCAAAAACAGTAATCAACCACCAGTGATGGAAGAAGAGCCTGAAATGTGCTCTGCTGCAGATTCTTGCTCCGTGTCTAAGCCTACGGCCAGTTCCTCCACAGCGGAGCAGGGTTCTGCTCAGCTCTCAGAACCGTGTCCGTCCCCGGCATTTCAAGAGGACGACCACTGCCACCCCAGCCATTTACCCAAGAGCATTAGCTTCCAAACCACCATAGACGAAGACCAGATCCTGCACGACATGGGGAAGATGAGAAACAAGGTGTTCCAGCTGGCTCGTCAGTACAGCCAGCGCATTAAAAACAACCGGCCAGTAGTGTGGCAGAGGAGCAGACAGGCTGCACACCAGGAGGGTCTCCGGAGTGCAGCTGCTGTCCACCAGGAGAAGCTGAGAAAAACTG GTAAGCCTAACTTAAGGTTGCCCATGAATGTTTGTGAACAGGAAGTCATTCCCGAAGTTTGTTCTCCAAATTCGGATCAGACACTATCTTCTCCCGCAAGCTCCCAGGGCACGGCCCCACACAGCCCTCAGTCTGAGTCCTTCCACTGGCCTCACGTCCAGGAGCTGCGTTCAAAATACACGGACACCTCGCACTCTCTAAGAACACACTGCGTCTGCACAGGACCAGATGGGGTAAAGTACAGAAGCTCGTCAGACCTCCACGCAGCTCCGACAGACTGCTGTAAGAAATGTCTCCAGGTAGAGGACTGGCCTCAGCAAAAGAAGGGCTCCCTGCTGTGCAGGTGGAGCTCCTTAGACCACATGCTGGGCTCTGTCCCTCTGCACGAAGTTCAGAACCTTCAAGAACCTTCGCGGACTCGTTCACCGTGCCACAGAATCCAAGGTGAGGATGGGCTCCTCCAGGAAGTACGCAACGGCGCAAAGTCACTGAGTTCTGGGAAGTCCTCGGAAAGCAACCTCGTGAGGAGTTTACGGGAGAAGTTCCAGAGCTTAAGTACAAGCTAA
- the LOC103458553 gene encoding pleckstrin homology domain-containing family G member 3-like isoform X5: protein MEDLLPSACLPLIILRSLKSSVATCSHRWHFLTSHARGLRAMPEGSHSTRHQGQMGEESSQLSSPLSTSDHVKDNIDFGPDDYSQICVEPLDGEGERPVSLVSTLSSGSSADSQSLFGSTAALPSSITTPLPSEEHIDLELSPTQGTNGQAGSQSPHLKSSGGGWRRHLEACVINNQRNNNASASRLARGKFLHMTASPVVTDTMAPNPKLTYVDRVVMEIIETERMYVTDLSSIVEDYLAHIIDLRNLPIGHEQVMALFGNIEDIYEFNSELLQCLDMCENDPVAIAHCFVNKSEYFEIYTKYCNNYPNSVATLTECMRNKTLAKFFRDRQAALKRSLPLGSYLLKPVQRILKYHLLLQEIAKHYNPDEEGYGVIKEAIDTMTGVAWYINDMKRKHEHAVRVQEIQSLLINWKGADLTTCGELVLEGTFPVLRAKNTRTLFLFEKMLLITKKRGEHYVYKIHISCSTLMLLDSAKDPLLFSVIHFKRPKQPHTVQAKSVEEKRLWAHHIKRLILENHNTILPQKAKDASVDNCNYSGKCQRSPERRMKAECFQSDSFHLGVWNGRRRSEPVKEIIKSTNAVLKDDQNEDAAELKAALIEEAETCTGEENTDNVSVKQTLSAQELCRLDRVPQAEPINQLEVENSHCHKSTMFSSEQQTETPESLDTSRETAGEEEGESDSSGLQVEEMSVLTNGDLSEEEEEVLSDNKSSLPSSVLDQLTAEQFISSLSRRSSLVSEDLSLDKDPFQSLSACMDVEKRMEKMSDSSSPEPQTSSKHDLSGPEPGLSEGERRSTLSKKDQILIHKIRQYYEHAEHQDANFSLKRRESLSFIPAGLVRQLSRQLNDVPKEKAGPAYRKGLCRNRPTSWSVFDLPGLEKGKTSEPQSSAEVKVRSNSVTEAFTAEEEFRPSSEMLKVWEVMETEEEIQEVKQEADDKIDSQRVEISLDTMEVKNSNQPPVMEEEPEMCSAADSCSVSKPTASSSTAEQGSAQLSEPCPSPAFQEDDHCHPSHLPKSISFQTTIDEDQILHDMGKMRNKVFQLARQYSQRIKNNRPVVWQRSRQAAHQEGLRSAAAVHQEKLRKTGKPNLRLPMNVCEQEVIPEVCSPNSDQTLSSPASSQGTAPHSPQSESFHWPHVQELRSKYTDTSHSLRTHCVCTGPDGVKYRSSSDLHAAPTDCCKKCLQVEDWPQQKKGSLLCRWSSLDHMLGSVPLHEVQNLQEPSRTRSPCHRIQGEDGLLQEVRNGAKSLSSGKSSESNLVRSLREKFQSLSTS from the exons ATGGAGGACCTCTTGCCTTCTGCATGTCTACCGCTCATAATTTTAAGGAGTTTGAAATCTTCAGTTGCGACTTGCTCACACAGATGGCATTTTCTAACCTCACATGCCAG AGGCCTGCGTGCCATGCCAGAGGGCTCCCATTCTACTCGCCACCAGGGCCAAATGGGGGAAG AATCTTCTCAGCTGTCATCGCCCCTCTCCACCAGCGACCATGTCAAGGATAACATAGATTTTGGCCCTGACGACTACAGCCAGATATGCGTGGAGCCACTGGACGGAGAGGGCGAACGTCCCGTGAGCCTGGTGTCCACCTTGTCCTCTGGTTCGTCCGCTGATAGTCAAAGCCTTTTTGGAAGTACAGCAGCACTTCCGTCCTCTATCACAACTCCCCTACCAAGCGAGGAACACATAGACCTGGAACTGAGCCCGACACAAGGCACCAACGGGCAGGCCGGAAGTCAGAGTCCTCACCTCAAAAGTTCTGGTGGCGGCTGGCGGCGGCATCTGGAGGCCtgtgtgatcaacaaccagcgGAACAACAACGCCTCTGCCAGCAGACTGGCGAGGGGTAAATTCCTTCACATGACCGCTTCGCCTGTTGTCACAGACACTATGGCGCCCAACCCAAAGCTTACCTATGTGGACCGCGTTGTCATGGAGATTATTGAGACGGAACGCATGTACGTCACAGACCTTAGCAGCATAGTGGAG GACTATTTGGCACACATTATCGATTTGAGAAATCTCCCCATCGGGCACGAGCAAGTGATGGCCTTATTCGGAAATATAGAGGACATCTATGAGTTCAACAG TGAACTGCTGCAATGTTTGGACATGTGTGAGAACGACCCCGTGGCTATTGCTCACTGCTTTGTTAATAAG AGTGAATATTTTGAAATCTACACCAAATATTGCAACAATTATCCCAA CTCAGTAGCAACATTGACTGAATGCATGAGGAATAAAACTTTAGCAAAGTTCTTCAGGGATCGGCAGGCCGCTCTGAAACGCTCTCTCCCTTTGGGTTCTTACCTTCTGAAGCCAGTTCAGAGAATCCTGAAGTATCACCTACTTCTGCAG GAAATTGCCAAGCACTATAACCCAGATGAAGAGGGCTATGGGGTTATTAAAGAGGCCATAGACACCATGACCGGAGTGGCCTGGTACATTAATGACATGAAGAGGAAACATGAGCATGCCGTCAGAGTGCAG GAGATACAATCCCTGCTGATCAACTGGAAGGGTGCCGACCTGACCACCTGCGGGGAGCTGGTGCTAGAGGGCACCTTTCCTGTTCTGAGGGCGAAGAACACCCGGACGCTCTTCTTGTTCGAAAAGATGCTCCTCATTACCAAGAAAAGAGGGGAACACTACGTCTACAAGATCCACATCTCG TGTTCCACCCTGATGCTGCTCGACAGCGCCAAGGATCCCCTCCTCTTCAGTGTGATCCATTTCAAGCGTCCTAAGCAACCCCATACAGTTCAG GCAAAGTCTGTGGAAGAGAAACGCCTGTGGGCTCATCACATTAAGAGGCTCATTCTTGAGAACCACAACACCATCTTGCCACAGAAG GCAAAAGACGCCAGTGTGGACAACTGCAACT ATTCTGGGAAGTGTCAGCGTAGTCCGGAGAGGAGGATGAAAGCAGAGTGCTTCCAGAGTGACAGCTTCCATCTCGGAGTATGGAATGGGAGGAGAAGATCTG aACCAGTTAAAGAAATCATAAAGAGCACCAACG ctgttttgaAG GATGACCAGAATGAGGACGCTGCTGAACTAAAAGCTGCATTGATAGAGGAGGCTGAAACCTGCACAGGGGAGGAAAACACCGACAATGTGTCTGTGAAACAAACTCTCAGCGCTCAG GAGTTGTGTCGCCTAGACCGTGTCCCACAAGCAGAACCAATCAACCAGCTGGAGGTGGAGAACTCCCACTGCCACAAGTCTACCATGTTCTCCTCCGAGCAACAAACTGAGACCCCGGAATCCTTGGATACTTCCAGGGAaacagcaggagaagaagagggagagagCGACTCTTCTGGTCTACAGGTGGAGGAGATGAGTGTACTAACGAACGGTGACCtctctgaggaggaagaggaggtgctTTCAGATAATAAGAGCAGTTTGCCTTCCTCCGTGTTGGACCAACTGACCGCTGAGCAATTCATCAGCAGTTTGTCACGACGGAGCAGTCTGGTTTCTGAGGACCTGAGTTTAGATAAAGACCCCTTTCAAAGCCTCTCGGCCTGTATGGACGTGGAGAAACGGATGGAGAAAATGTCGGACAGCTCTTCACCAGAACCACAGACCTCCTCAAAGCACGACCTGTCGGGTCCTGAGCCTGGACTGAGTGAAGGAGAACGCAGATCCACTCTCTCCAAGAAGGATCAAATTCTCATCCATAAAATCAGGCAATACTATGAGCATGCTGAGCACCAAGACGCTAACTTCAGCCTCAAGCGCAGGGAGAGTCTGTCCTTCATCCCCGCCGGCCTGGTGAGACAGCTGAGCCGACAGCTGAATGACGTTCCAAAGGAGAAGGCTGGTCCAGCCTACAGGAAAGGGCTCTGTAGAAACAGACCCACTTCTTGGTCCGTGTTCGACCTTCCTGGGTTAGAAAAGGGTAAGACGAGTGAACCTCAAAGCTCAGCTGAGGTCAAGGTTCGGTCTAATAGCGTCACGGAAGCATTTACTGCAGAGGAAGAGTTCAGGCCTTCGTCTGAAATGCTGAAGGTTTGGGAAGTTATGGAAACTGAGGAGGAGATTCAGGAAGTGAAGCAGGAGGCAGATGATAAAATTGACAGCCAAAGAGTCGAGATCAGCTTGGATACAATGGAGGTCAAAAACAGTAATCAACCACCAGTGATGGAAGAAGAGCCTGAAATGTGCTCTGCTGCAGATTCTTGCTCCGTGTCTAAGCCTACGGCCAGTTCCTCCACAGCGGAGCAGGGTTCTGCTCAGCTCTCAGAACCGTGTCCGTCCCCGGCATTTCAAGAGGACGACCACTGCCACCCCAGCCATTTACCCAAGAGCATTAGCTTCCAAACCACCATAGACGAAGACCAGATCCTGCACGACATGGGGAAGATGAGAAACAAGGTGTTCCAGCTGGCTCGTCAGTACAGCCAGCGCATTAAAAACAACCGGCCAGTAGTGTGGCAGAGGAGCAGACAGGCTGCACACCAGGAGGGTCTCCGGAGTGCAGCTGCTGTCCACCAGGAGAAGCTGAGAAAAACTG GTAAGCCTAACTTAAGGTTGCCCATGAATGTTTGTGAACAGGAAGTCATTCCCGAAGTTTGTTCTCCAAATTCGGATCAGACACTATCTTCTCCCGCAAGCTCCCAGGGCACGGCCCCACACAGCCCTCAGTCTGAGTCCTTCCACTGGCCTCACGTCCAGGAGCTGCGTTCAAAATACACGGACACCTCGCACTCTCTAAGAACACACTGCGTCTGCACAGGACCAGATGGGGTAAAGTACAGAAGCTCGTCAGACCTCCACGCAGCTCCGACAGACTGCTGTAAGAAATGTCTCCAGGTAGAGGACTGGCCTCAGCAAAAGAAGGGCTCCCTGCTGTGCAGGTGGAGCTCCTTAGACCACATGCTGGGCTCTGTCCCTCTGCACGAAGTTCAGAACCTTCAAGAACCTTCGCGGACTCGTTCACCGTGCCACAGAATCCAAGGTGAGGATGGGCTCCTCCAGGAAGTACGCAACGGCGCAAAGTCACTGAGTTCTGGGAAGTCCTCGGAAAGCAACCTCGTGAGGAGTTTACGGGAGAAGTTCCAGAGCTTAAGTACAAGCTAA